The bacterium genomic interval CAATTCGCGGCTCACATAAACTTGAGAGGGGTCCTTCACCATTTCAAGAATGTCGGCCTCCGAATCGTAGAAGGCCCTGATGCCTACGTTTCCGGCCATATCACAACCTCCCCCTTGCGAAAGCGATCTACAAGATACGCGGTCATCACCCTGCGCGGACTGCCGTCTTCGGCACAGACCAGGATGTACTGGCCCTTGTACCTCCGATATCTTTTCCCCACTTGGCGATAGTAGTAGACATCGCTGTCCTCAGCCGTGATGCACTCGGGCTTGGAGCAAGCAAGACGAAGTTCTCCGGCTAATTGTTTGAAGAAGTGGCGACGTAGTTGGATGTGTATCCAACGACGTTTTGTGAGCACGACAACATGCCCGAGAGGGTCAGTGACTCGCCAAACCTCTTCGTCACCTGGGGCCACGGTTAGGGGTTTCTACTTTGGCCCCCTCCTCCTCCTGCCAACGCCATTAGGAGAACGTTAAGGAGGGTCTTCGTGTTCCCGGCAAACTGGGACACTACCTGCCTCCATGCCCTCGCGGGCCGCCTGCTCCTGCATCCCCGGCAGGGCATGGGCATAGGCGCTCATCGGCGGCTCCAAGCCCCCGACACCACAAGATATGGGGTCAACTGGAGCGAAGTGGATACCCACTACGACGGAAAGAGCAGCCCGGCTTCCTTCCACCCGGCGATCAGGTGATCGCCGGGAAGCCGGCGCTGCACGTTGCTGGTGATGGCGGCCACGATGATGTCGCGCCAGGCCTGGTGATAGGCGCGCGCGCTGACCACGACGGCGGGGCGCAGTTTCCTCCCCGGCTCATCGGCGAACACGAATCCTACTAGAACGAC includes:
- a CDS encoding type II toxin-antitoxin system PemK/MazF family toxin; its protein translation is MIVCDRGDVVLVGFVFADEPGRKLRPAVVVSARAYHQAWRDIIVAAITSNVQRRLPGDHLIAGWKEAGLLFPS